The Desmodus rotundus isolate HL8 chromosome 3, HLdesRot8A.1, whole genome shotgun sequence genome includes a region encoding these proteins:
- the RABGGTB gene encoding LOW QUALITY PROTEIN: geranylgeranyl transferase type-2 subunit beta (The sequence of the model RefSeq protein was modified relative to this genomic sequence to represent the inferred CDS: inserted 1 base in 1 codon; deleted 1 base in 1 codon) yields MGTPQKDVVIKSDAPDTLLLEKHADYIASYGSKKDDYEYCMSEYLRMSGIYWGLTVMDLMGQLHRMNREEILTFIKSCQHECGGISASIGHDPHLLYTLSAVQILTLYDSINVIDINKVVEYVQSLQKEDGSFAGDIWGEIDTRFSFCAVATLALLGKLDAINVEKAIEFVLSCMNFDGGFGCRPGSESHAGQIYCCTGFLAITNQLHQVNSDLLGWWLCERQLPSGGLNGRPEKLPDVCYSWXGVGFPEDNWKLHWIDREKLRSFILACQDEETGGFADRPGDMASIFLTCSCNSYISLHVSKLFQT; encoded by the exons ATG ggCACACCGCAGAAGGATGTTGTTATCAAGTCAGATGCACCTGACACCCTATTACTGGAGAAGCATGCAGATTATATTGCATCCTATGGCTCAAAGAAAGATGATTAT GAATACTGTATGTCTGAGTATTTGAGAATGAGTGGCATCTACTGGGGTCTGACTGTAATGGATCTCATGGGACAACTACATCGCATGAATAGAGAAGAAATTCTGACATTCATTAAGTCATGCCAACACGAGTGTGGTGGAATAAGTGCCAGTATCGGACACGATCCTCACCTTTTGTACACTCTGAGTGCTGTCCAG ATTCTTACTCTCTATGATAGTATTAATGTTATTGACATAAATAAAGTTGTGGAATATGTTCAGAGTCTACAGAAAGAAGATGGTTCTTTTGCTGGAGATATATGGG gagaaattgatacaagattttctttttgtgcgGTGGCAACTTTGGCTCTATTG gGGAAGCTGGATGCTATTAATGTGGAAAAGGCAATTGAATTTGTTTTATCATGTATGAACTTTGATGGTGGATttggttgtaggccaggttctgAGTCCCATGCTGGGCAG ATCTATTGTTGCACAGGATTTCTGGCTATTACTAATCAGTTGCATCAAGTAAATTCTGATTTGCTGGGTTGGTGGCTTTGTGAACGACAGTTACCTTCAGGTGGACTGAATGGAAGGCCAGAGAAG TTACCAGATGTGTGCTATTCAT TGGGTGTTGGCTTCCCTGAAGATAATTGGAAG CTTCATTGGATTGATAGAGAGAAACTGCGTAGCTTCATTTTAGCATGtcaagatgaagaaactggaggATTTGCAGACAGGCCGGGAGATATGGCAAGTATATTTCTGACGTGTTCATGTAACAGTTACATTTCATTGCATGTTTCTAAGCTATTCCAGACTTAG